Proteins from a genomic interval of Providencia stuartii:
- the dpiA gene encoding two-component response regulator DpiA, whose amino-acid sequence MMKIKILIVEDELLLAEMHGEYIKSYPACDKVWVAGDLAQAKKMIEYMKPDLILLDNYLPDGKGIDLVHELIQERNSADIVFTTAASDMETVSEAIRLGVFDYLVKPIAYERLGQTLDRYIQRKSVLQASRKTNQSQIDDMFNTYARGEAKEELPTGIDGLTLEKVLSLFTQPEAEHTAETIAETIKLSRTTARRYLEYCLAQHKIEAEIEYGKVGRPQRIYRAVQK is encoded by the coding sequence ATGATGAAGATAAAAATCCTCATTGTGGAAGATGAACTGCTGCTCGCTGAGATGCATGGCGAATACATTAAATCCTATCCTGCTTGCGATAAAGTTTGGGTGGCAGGGGACTTGGCACAGGCCAAAAAAATGATCGAATATATGAAGCCTGACCTGATCTTACTGGATAACTATCTACCTGATGGAAAGGGGATAGATTTGGTTCATGAATTAATCCAAGAAAGAAATAGTGCAGATATTGTTTTTACAACGGCGGCGAGTGATATGGAAACCGTCTCTGAAGCGATTCGTTTAGGGGTTTTTGATTATTTGGTGAAACCTATTGCTTATGAGCGATTAGGTCAGACACTGGATCGCTATATTCAACGTAAATCGGTCTTGCAGGCGAGCCGTAAAACGAATCAGAGCCAAATTGATGATATGTTTAACACATATGCACGCGGTGAAGCGAAAGAGGAACTGCCAACGGGTATCGATGGGTTAACGTTAGAAAAAGTCTTGTCACTATTTACGCAACCAGAAGCGGAGCATACTGCGGAAACAATTGCGGAAACTATCAAGCTCAGCCGTACTACAGCGCGTCGTTATCTAGAGTACTGCTTGGCACAACACAAAATAGAGGCAGAAATTGAGTATGGTAAGGTAGGGCGTCCTCAGCGTATCTATCGCGCGGTTCAAAAATAA
- a CDS encoding SEL1-like repeat protein — protein sequence MKNFLLSLFIIFNAFALHSYAEPAPQDKQKLYENAQNGQAEAQFNLAMLYQSENQLADAAKWYRLSAEQGFTKAQINLALMYQQGKGVDKNEEQMLLWMKKAAIAGDPLGQLNMAEYSLTGIHNLLPQNKQHAEEWLVKAAAQHFQPAELMLAYWYEKGIAVTEDPQKAQQIYLSLAKQDQPQALYLLGYQAATGMYDKVNYQQAYHYFSRSAQLGFSPAQNSLGMLYLHGQGVKQDIKSAIKWLTLASEQGEISAQFNLALIYARGDGVTADQAKACHWFIRAAQHGSADAQYATGACYQYGMGVNQDDKKALYWYKLAAAHGNERAEKKVLILENNLKK from the coding sequence GTGAAAAATTTTTTGTTATCGCTGTTTATTATTTTCAATGCCTTCGCGCTGCACAGTTACGCTGAGCCAGCGCCTCAAGATAAACAAAAACTGTACGAAAATGCACAAAATGGGCAGGCCGAGGCACAATTCAACCTTGCTATGCTATATCAATCCGAAAACCAACTTGCCGATGCGGCTAAATGGTATCGTTTATCCGCAGAGCAAGGATTTACAAAGGCACAAATTAATCTCGCCCTTATGTATCAACAAGGTAAAGGGGTAGATAAGAATGAAGAGCAAATGCTGTTATGGATGAAAAAAGCCGCCATCGCTGGTGATCCTCTCGGTCAGTTAAATATGGCCGAATATTCTTTAACGGGGATACATAATTTACTGCCACAAAACAAACAGCACGCTGAAGAGTGGTTAGTTAAAGCCGCAGCACAACATTTCCAACCGGCTGAATTGATGCTGGCTTATTGGTATGAAAAAGGTATTGCAGTCACTGAAGATCCGCAAAAGGCCCAGCAAATCTATCTATCGTTGGCGAAACAAGATCAACCTCAAGCACTTTATCTATTAGGTTATCAGGCCGCGACTGGCATGTATGATAAAGTGAACTATCAACAAGCTTATCACTATTTTTCACGTTCAGCGCAGCTTGGTTTCTCTCCTGCACAAAATAGTTTAGGTATGCTGTATCTGCATGGACAAGGCGTCAAACAGGACATTAAATCTGCTATAAAATGGTTAACTTTGGCTTCTGAACAAGGTGAAATTTCGGCGCAATTTAACCTCGCTTTGATTTATGCTCGAGGCGATGGTGTAACTGCTGATCAAGCAAAAGCTTGCCACTGGTTTATTCGTGCGGCACAACATGGCAGTGCTGACGCGCAGTATGCCACTGGTGCCTGTTACCAATATGGCATGGGCGTCAATCAGGATGATAAAAAAGCACTGTATTGGTACAAACTCGCCGCCGCACACGGCAATGAAAGAGCAGAGAAAAAAGTGTTGATACTTGAAAATAATTTAAAAAAATAG
- the dpiB gene encoding sensor histidine kinase DpiB, producing MKKEYPRSPFRKSHSISFSVRVFFLLLLVSVVLTFSLGKYFTETAENRLMANIRSLAMSQAKLIASMESIIQSVKTRDIPKLKIIADKLNQDSDYDYVVIGDENSLRLYHPNEEKVGFKMQWNKPGALERGESYFIGGEGSIGNAVRAKTPIFDENNQVIGVVSIGYLTNKIETSRSELLVQTGAMFFGVLVILLFLSWAFTRLIQRQMLGMEPEQITQMVVVQKGIFEAVFEGVIAVDCAGKIININHNARKMLSLSEPLNHLVGRSVSELITPETFFINDIATTQHDVICSFNGLNVIANRIALLDENHLIGAVISFRSQNDIESLNSQLTQVRQYVENLRSLRHEHLNWMSTLSGLLQMKEYDQALAMIKGESESQQHLIDALRQQFADKQVAGLLFGKYHRARELGLQLVFTPGCQLSSLPPLLSSTEFCAILGNLLDNAFEASLKSQEGNKQIELYLSDEGNEFVIEVADEGCGFPSEIKDKWYERGITTKTESVDGHGIGLYLVASYVKRCNGVIIIEDNQPNGTLFSIFIPKVKI from the coding sequence ATGAAAAAAGAGTACCCGCGGTCTCCATTTAGAAAAAGCCACTCGATATCCTTTTCTGTGCGAGTTTTCTTTCTTTTATTACTCGTTTCCGTTGTGTTGACGTTTAGTTTGGGTAAGTACTTTACCGAAACCGCTGAAAATCGTTTAATGGCGAATATTCGCTCACTTGCAATGAGCCAAGCGAAGTTGATCGCCTCCATGGAAAGTATTATTCAGTCTGTTAAGACACGCGATATCCCAAAATTAAAGATAATTGCGGATAAACTTAATCAAGATTCTGACTATGATTATGTGGTCATCGGGGATGAAAATTCGCTACGCTTATATCACCCCAATGAAGAAAAAGTTGGCTTCAAGATGCAGTGGAACAAACCCGGTGCATTAGAGCGGGGGGAAAGCTATTTTATCGGTGGGGAAGGTTCTATAGGCAATGCCGTTCGCGCGAAAACCCCGATATTTGATGAAAACAATCAAGTGATTGGTGTTGTCTCTATTGGTTATCTCACTAATAAAATAGAGACGTCCAGAAGTGAATTATTGGTTCAGACGGGAGCCATGTTTTTTGGGGTGTTAGTGATATTGTTATTCCTATCATGGGCCTTTACTCGCTTGATTCAGCGGCAAATGTTGGGGATGGAACCTGAGCAAATTACACAAATGGTTGTCGTACAAAAAGGAATATTTGAAGCGGTTTTTGAAGGGGTGATTGCTGTTGATTGCGCAGGGAAGATCATTAATATCAATCATAATGCACGTAAAATGCTTTCGTTAAGTGAACCCTTGAACCATTTAGTTGGGCGTTCAGTGAGTGAGTTGATTACCCCAGAGACTTTCTTTATTAATGATATCGCAACAACGCAGCATGATGTTATTTGTTCATTTAATGGTTTGAATGTTATCGCTAACCGCATTGCTTTATTAGATGAAAATCATCTCATTGGTGCGGTGATTAGCTTTCGTAGCCAAAATGATATTGAATCCCTCAACTCACAATTGACACAAGTGCGTCAATACGTTGAGAATCTTCGCTCATTACGTCATGAGCACCTTAATTGGATGTCGACACTAAGTGGTTTATTGCAAATGAAGGAGTATGACCAAGCATTGGCAATGATAAAGGGGGAATCAGAGTCACAACAGCATCTCATTGATGCGCTACGTCAACAATTTGCGGATAAACAGGTCGCAGGTCTACTGTTTGGAAAATATCACCGAGCCAGAGAACTCGGGTTGCAGTTGGTGTTCACGCCGGGTTGCCAATTGAGTTCACTCCCACCGTTATTAAGCAGTACTGAATTCTGTGCAATTTTAGGTAATCTTTTAGATAATGCATTTGAAGCAAGCCTAAAAAGTCAGGAAGGAAACAAGCAGATTGAATTATATCTCTCAGATGAAGGTAATGAGTTTGTTATTGAAGTGGCTGATGAAGGCTGTGGTTTCCCTTCAGAAATAAAAGATAAATGGTATGAAAGGGGCATAACGACAAAAACGGAGTCTGTCGATGGGCATGGGATCGGCTTGTATCTGGTGGCTTCGTATGTCAAAAGATGTAATGGTGTGATTATTATTGAAGATAATCAACCAAATGGTACTCTATTCTCAATTTTTATTCCAAAAGTGAAGATATAA
- the citC gene encoding [citrate (pro-3S)-lyase] ligase: protein MFENITFNQVKRHENRKLAEIAQFLKENDLDIDSSIDVFITITRNDQLIACGGLAKNVIKCVAISDHVRGEGLALKLATELVNLAYENNTTHLFIYTKTQNESLFQQCGFHTLATVPNIMVLMENSCCYLKRYIKSLKAQYKEGKKIGAIVMNANPFTLGHRYLIEKAAKSCDWLHLFVVKEDTSRFPYSVRLQLIEAGTQGIENLTIHRGSEYIISRATFPCYFIKDKAVVDNCYTEIDIKIFRQYIAPALGITHRFVGTEPFCKVTHQYNEDMRFWLETRTLNSPPIELVESPRMVYDGTAVSASQVRRLLAKKDLAAIKPIVPEATYHYLENMLASRSPSASHRIENSELVTGEL from the coding sequence ATGTTCGAAAACATAACGTTTAACCAAGTAAAACGTCATGAGAACAGGAAACTAGCTGAAATAGCTCAGTTTTTAAAAGAAAACGATTTAGATATAGATTCCAGCATTGACGTTTTTATTACGATTACGCGTAATGATCAATTAATTGCGTGTGGCGGCCTCGCTAAAAATGTTATTAAATGTGTTGCAATTAGTGATCATGTTCGTGGTGAAGGTTTAGCGTTAAAGCTAGCAACCGAATTGGTTAACCTTGCCTATGAAAATAATACGACTCACTTATTTATTTATACTAAAACACAAAATGAAAGTTTATTTCAACAGTGTGGATTCCATACCCTAGCCACCGTGCCGAATATTATGGTGTTAATGGAGAACAGCTGCTGTTATCTAAAACGCTATATTAAAAGTTTAAAAGCCCAGTATAAAGAAGGCAAAAAAATTGGCGCGATTGTGATGAATGCCAATCCATTCACTTTAGGGCACCGCTATTTAATTGAAAAAGCAGCCAAATCCTGTGATTGGCTTCATCTTTTTGTTGTCAAAGAAGATACCTCACGCTTCCCTTACAGCGTCAGATTACAGTTAATTGAAGCAGGCACTCAAGGAATAGAGAACCTTACCATTCATAGAGGCTCTGAATACATTATTTCTCGAGCAACTTTCCCGTGTTATTTCATTAAAGATAAAGCGGTTGTTGATAATTGTTATACCGAAATCGATATTAAAATTTTTCGACAATATATTGCCCCCGCGCTTGGTATTACTCACCGTTTTGTTGGAACAGAGCCTTTTTGCAAAGTCACTCATCAATATAACGAAGACATGCGCTTTTGGCTCGAAACTCGCACGCTCAACTCCCCACCTATTGAGCTGGTTGAATCTCCGCGAATGGTCTACGACGGCACGGCAGTTTCCGCCTCACAAGTACGTAGGCTACTTGCTAAAAAAGATCTGGCGGCGATCAAGCCGATTGTGCCTGAGGCAACCTATCACTATTTAGAGAATATGTTAGCTTCCCGCTCACCATCTGCCTCTCACCGCATCGAAAATTCTGAATTAGTCACAGGTGAACTATGA
- the citG gene encoding triphosphoribosyl-dephospho-CoA synthase CitG has translation MRPLTIEQTERLTHEAVHYYSQLGWQAMMAEVNLTPKPGLVDAWNTGAHKDMALTDFHLSARAIAQHFPDFLFAGAKYKQLPVQHVLKKIRPIGIACEQSMFRATKGVNTHKGSIFSLGLVLTIIGRQLALQKPVSAASISQDVSLMCQGITTELMQITDTPTAGQRLYQSFGLTGARGEAESGYRLVVDLSLPYYLKQLIEGKPQQLALLETLILLMANNDDTNVANRGGLAGLSWLKTQAQAVLDQGGLVDSTDLEKIKRFDRQCIIKNLSPGGSADLLILTWFLARLPYSK, from the coding sequence ATGCGTCCGCTAACGATTGAGCAAACAGAACGGCTCACACATGAGGCCGTACATTATTATAGCCAACTGGGTTGGCAAGCCATGATGGCTGAGGTGAATCTAACCCCAAAACCCGGCCTTGTTGATGCATGGAATACAGGGGCTCACAAGGATATGGCGTTGACTGATTTTCATCTCAGTGCCCGTGCTATCGCTCAGCATTTTCCTGATTTTCTCTTCGCTGGCGCAAAGTATAAACAACTCCCTGTTCAGCATGTTTTGAAAAAAATTCGCCCAATTGGTATTGCATGTGAACAATCGATGTTTCGTGCGACAAAAGGCGTTAATACGCATAAAGGTTCAATCTTCTCTCTAGGATTAGTATTAACCATCATCGGCCGTCAATTAGCGTTACAGAAACCGGTTTCGGCTGCCTCTATCAGTCAAGACGTATCACTGATGTGCCAAGGTATTACGACTGAATTAATGCAAATAACGGATACGCCTACCGCAGGCCAGCGTTTATACCAATCATTTGGTTTAACAGGTGCTCGTGGTGAAGCGGAAAGTGGTTACCGACTCGTGGTTGATTTATCTCTGCCTTATTATTTAAAACAACTTATTGAAGGTAAACCTCAACAACTCGCATTACTTGAAACACTCATCTTATTAATGGCAAACAATGATGATACCAATGTAGCCAATCGTGGCGGACTAGCCGGTTTATCATGGCTGAAAACCCAAGCACAAGCGGTACTTGACCAAGGTGGATTAGTTGATTCGACAGATTTAGAAAAAATTAAACGCTTCGATAGGCAATGCATTATAAAAAACTTAAGTCCAGGTGGAAGTGCAGACTTATTAATTCTCACTTGGTTTTTAGCTCGCTTACCTTATTCAAAATAA
- the citD gene encoding citrate lyase acyl carrier protein, with product MKILHAAVAGTLESSDVMVRIEPLEDTQEVSIQISSSVEKQFGDAIEHVVLELVKQHDIQGAQIIVDDKGALECVLRARLEALFARAADITALPWEEQ from the coding sequence ATGAAAATACTCCACGCAGCCGTTGCTGGCACGCTTGAATCAAGTGATGTCATGGTACGAATAGAACCCTTAGAAGACACCCAAGAAGTCTCGATACAAATCAGCAGTAGTGTTGAAAAACAGTTTGGCGATGCAATTGAACACGTAGTGCTTGAGCTAGTTAAACAACACGACATCCAAGGGGCTCAAATTATTGTTGACGATAAAGGCGCTCTGGAATGTGTTCTTAGAGCACGCTTAGAAGCTTTATTTGCCAGAGCTGCTGACATAACTGCCTTACCTTGGGAGGAGCAATAA
- the citE gene encoding citrate (pro-3S)-lyase subunit beta: MTPQQKNRTRRSMLFVPGSNAAMLSNAFIYKADALMFDLEDSVTLREKDTARRLVYHTLQHPLYQDVETVVRVNALDSAFGVADLEAVVRGGADIVRLPKTDTAQDVIDIENEILRIEKSCGREQGSTGLLAAIESPMGITQAVNIAHASPRLIGIALGAEDYVRNLRTERSPEGIELLYARCAILQAARSAGIQAFDTVYSDANNEQGFLKEAAHIKQLGFDGKSLINPRQIELLHNLYAPTQKEVDHAQRVVDAANAAEQEGRGVVSLNGKMVDGPVIDRARLVLSRAALSGIREE; this comes from the coding sequence ATGACTCCACAACAAAAAAATCGCACCCGTAGAAGTATGCTATTTGTGCCTGGCTCCAATGCGGCCATGCTAAGTAATGCCTTTATTTATAAAGCGGATGCTTTGATGTTCGACCTTGAAGACTCTGTCACACTCCGTGAAAAAGATACGGCTCGTCGCTTGGTTTATCATACGCTACAGCACCCGCTATATCAGGACGTTGAAACGGTTGTACGTGTGAACGCCCTTGATTCGGCCTTCGGTGTCGCTGACTTAGAAGCCGTTGTTCGTGGTGGTGCCGATATCGTACGTCTGCCAAAAACAGATACGGCGCAAGACGTTATTGATATCGAAAATGAAATCTTACGTATTGAAAAAAGCTGTGGTCGTGAACAGGGTAGCACCGGTTTACTCGCAGCAATTGAATCACCCATGGGGATTACACAAGCAGTCAATATTGCTCACGCATCACCCCGACTTATTGGCATCGCATTAGGTGCTGAAGATTATGTTCGCAATTTGCGTACCGAGCGGTCTCCAGAAGGCATTGAACTCCTCTATGCTCGGTGCGCTATTTTACAGGCAGCGCGTTCAGCAGGTATTCAAGCATTCGATACCGTGTACTCTGACGCGAATAATGAACAAGGCTTCTTAAAAGAAGCTGCTCACATTAAACAGCTTGGTTTTGATGGCAAATCCTTAATTAACCCTCGTCAAATCGAGCTACTGCATAACCTTTATGCCCCAACCCAAAAAGAAGTGGATCATGCTCAACGTGTTGTTGATGCAGCTAATGCTGCTGAGCAAGAAGGTCGTGGTGTCGTTTCATTAAACGGGAAAATGGTTGATGGCCCAGTGATTGATCGAGCACGTTTAGTCCTTTCACGAGCGGCATTATCAGGAATTCGGGAAGAGTGA
- the citX gene encoding citrate lyase holo-[acyl-carrier protein] synthase — MFYPLPDTIEQLEISLPELLQSRDNRQARQQQWIGLHQVTLISFTVVFPGPVKDNHLVRLIFNQGLNALKQVAQRRQWVLLAQQSFALSTGPECFVAVDANAIEVKHALIEAEALSHVGRLWDFDVFDAEGRQYSRAKLGLPARRCLLCEKDAKICARERIHPLNEILTQIEVLANASAND; from the coding sequence ATGTTTTACCCACTGCCTGATACCATAGAGCAACTTGAAATTTCTTTACCTGAGCTGCTACAAAGTCGTGATAACCGTCAGGCTAGACAGCAGCAGTGGATTGGTCTCCATCAGGTAACCCTGATTTCATTTACTGTCGTTTTTCCTGGTCCTGTCAAAGATAATCATCTTGTCAGACTGATCTTTAATCAGGGATTAAATGCGCTTAAACAGGTCGCTCAACGCAGGCAGTGGGTACTTTTAGCGCAACAATCTTTTGCCTTATCGACGGGGCCTGAATGTTTCGTCGCAGTAGATGCCAATGCCATTGAGGTAAAACATGCCTTAATTGAAGCAGAAGCGTTATCTCACGTAGGTCGTTTATGGGATTTTGATGTCTTTGACGCTGAGGGGCGGCAATATTCACGCGCCAAGCTAGGCCTTCCCGCTAGACGCTGCTTGCTGTGCGAAAAAGATGCCAAAATTTGTGCTCGGGAGCGTATCCATCCGCTGAATGAGATTCTTACTCAAATCGAGGTGCTAGCTAATGCGTCCGCTAACGATTGA
- a CDS encoding anion permease, with product MQKDKIWKLFLLIAIPIIISLIPTPEGLPHIAWLLFGLYLAAIVGLVLKPYSEPVILLATIAASAVVIGVTGTKDVKVSEVLNGYASGTTWLVFAAFTLSAAFVITGLGKRLSYILIGKLGGTTLGLGYVTAILDLIIAPATPSNTARAGGIVFPIINSVAVALGSDPEKSPRKAGHYLLVNVYMVTKTTSYMFLTAMAPNALALAMMTDIMGIHLSWGGWALAAAIPGLIMLILTPLIIYKLYPPELKKVNNKEIAAKGLADLGPMTVREKLLSIIFILALAGWIFAGQIGVSASTVAICVMALTLILGVVTWDDVLKNKGGWNTLIWYGGIIGMSGVLTKAGFFKWLADVMGQHLSFGDQTMLAFFVIMFISVAIRYLFASGGAYVAAMVPVFATVGMVAGAPPMLLALGLLFSNAYGGSLTHYGGAAAPIVFGAGYNDIRSWWIIGGIVAFLSLLVHMTIGLGWWEILISAGLI from the coding sequence ATGCAAAAAGATAAAATATGGAAGCTATTTCTTCTCATAGCGATTCCCATAATCATATCGTTAATCCCAACACCGGAAGGGTTACCCCACATTGCGTGGTTATTATTTGGTCTTTACTTAGCCGCTATCGTGGGACTGGTATTAAAGCCCTATTCTGAACCTGTTATTTTGTTAGCCACTATCGCTGCCAGCGCAGTGGTCATTGGTGTGACAGGCACTAAAGATGTCAAAGTCAGTGAAGTGCTTAATGGCTATGCCTCCGGTACAACCTGGCTCGTCTTTGCTGCCTTTACGCTCAGTGCGGCATTCGTGATTACAGGCTTAGGTAAACGGCTCTCTTATATTTTAATTGGCAAGCTCGGTGGAACAACATTAGGTCTTGGTTATGTCACCGCAATTCTTGACTTAATTATTGCACCAGCAACGCCATCAAATACGGCACGTGCAGGGGGAATTGTCTTTCCAATTATTAACAGCGTAGCGGTGGCATTAGGTTCAGATCCTGAAAAAAGCCCTCGTAAAGCCGGCCATTACCTGTTAGTGAACGTTTATATGGTGACAAAAACCACCAGCTATATGTTCCTAACCGCGATGGCACCAAATGCATTAGCGTTAGCCATGATGACTGACATTATGGGGATCCATTTAAGTTGGGGTGGATGGGCGCTTGCGGCTGCTATTCCTGGGCTAATTATGTTGATCCTGACTCCCCTTATCATCTACAAATTGTATCCTCCTGAGTTGAAAAAAGTCAACAATAAAGAGATTGCTGCGAAAGGATTAGCTGACCTCGGCCCAATGACGGTAAGAGAAAAACTGCTCAGTATTATCTTTATCTTAGCTTTGGCGGGATGGATATTTGCAGGCCAAATTGGCGTTAGCGCCTCCACCGTTGCGATTTGTGTTATGGCCTTAACATTAATTCTAGGCGTGGTGACTTGGGATGATGTGTTAAAAAATAAAGGTGGCTGGAATACCTTAATTTGGTATGGCGGTATCATCGGAATGTCTGGCGTGCTAACGAAAGCTGGCTTTTTCAAATGGTTAGCTGATGTGATGGGGCAACACCTTTCATTTGGCGATCAAACAATGCTGGCCTTCTTTGTGATCATGTTTATCAGTGTTGCGATACGTTATTTATTCGCCTCTGGTGGTGCTTATGTCGCTGCGATGGTTCCTGTATTTGCAACCGTGGGTATGGTGGCTGGGGCACCGCCAATGTTACTAGCACTAGGTTTACTGTTCTCTAATGCATATGGCGGTAGCTTAACTCACTATGGCGGCGCGGCAGCTCCAATTGTTTTCGGTGCTGGTTATAACGACATTCGTTCTTGGTGGATTATTGGGGGTATCGTCGCATTCTTAAGTTTACTGGTACATATGACCATTGGTTTAGGCTGGTGGGAAATCTTAATCAGTGCTGGTTTAATTTAA
- the citF gene encoding citrate lyase subunit alpha, producing MTNMTQRQARVSAYFDLMTDESHRQFNDIGKVQQQVQKPRNRKLCEDLQLAIRRAGLKDGMTISFHHAFRGGDLTINLVMQVIAEMGFRHLTLASSSLSACHSPLVEHIRHGVVRKIYTSGLRGPLAEAISRGELTEPVQIHSHGGRANLIHSGELSIDVAFIGVPSCDEYGNANGYTGEACCGSLGYAKIDAETANKVIMLTEELLPYPHNPASIKQDEVDYIVKVPRVGDADKIGADATRMTSNPRELLIARTAADVIEKSGYFKEGFSLQTGTGGASLAVTRFLEDKMRRHNICAGFALGGITSTIVDLHEKGFIRKLIDVQSFDRAAAMSLARNPNHIEISANQYACFDSKGASVDMLDVVVLSALEIDTKFNVNVLTGSDGVIRGASGGHSDTAVASKLSIIVAPLVRGRIPTLVDEVITCVTPGSSVDILVTDHGIAVNPARPELKQQLENQGINTVSIDWLRERAELLTGKPNPIEFTDKIVAVVRYRDGSVIDIVHQVKE from the coding sequence ATGACAAATATGACACAGCGTCAGGCTCGCGTATCAGCCTATTTTGACCTTATGACAGACGAATCACATCGTCAGTTTAATGATATTGGCAAGGTTCAGCAGCAGGTGCAAAAACCACGTAATCGTAAACTGTGTGAAGACTTGCAACTCGCTATTCGCCGTGCGGGTTTAAAAGATGGCATGACTATTTCATTTCATCATGCATTTCGTGGTGGCGATTTAACGATTAACCTTGTTATGCAAGTCATCGCAGAAATGGGTTTTCGTCATCTCACACTGGCTTCAAGCTCGTTAAGTGCCTGTCATTCACCATTAGTGGAGCATATTCGCCATGGTGTCGTACGTAAAATTTATACTTCAGGTCTTCGAGGCCCATTAGCTGAAGCCATTTCTCGTGGTGAGCTAACTGAACCCGTACAAATCCACTCTCATGGTGGTCGAGCTAATCTTATTCACAGCGGTGAGCTCAGTATCGATGTCGCTTTTATCGGGGTCCCCTCTTGTGATGAATATGGCAATGCTAATGGTTACACTGGTGAGGCCTGTTGTGGCTCACTCGGTTATGCCAAAATTGATGCTGAAACTGCCAATAAAGTCATCATGTTAACGGAAGAACTACTGCCATACCCACACAATCCCGCAAGTATTAAACAGGATGAAGTGGACTATATTGTCAAAGTGCCACGGGTTGGTGATGCCGATAAAATTGGTGCCGATGCGACCCGCATGACCTCGAATCCTAGAGAACTCTTGATCGCTCGAACTGCCGCCGACGTTATCGAAAAGTCAGGCTATTTCAAAGAAGGCTTTTCATTACAAACAGGTACGGGGGGTGCGTCACTTGCTGTTACCCGTTTCTTAGAAGATAAAATGCGCCGTCACAATATCTGTGCCGGTTTTGCCCTCGGTGGTATCACATCCACAATAGTCGATTTACATGAAAAAGGCTTTATTCGTAAATTAATTGATGTGCAAAGCTTTGACCGTGCCGCTGCAATGTCATTAGCTCGCAACCCAAATCATATCGAAATCAGTGCCAATCAATACGCCTGCTTTGATTCCAAAGGTGCCTCGGTGGATATGCTGGATGTGGTGGTGTTAAGTGCACTCGAAATCGATACAAAATTCAATGTTAACGTACTGACAGGATCCGATGGCGTGATACGTGGCGCATCAGGGGGTCACAGTGACACTGCTGTTGCATCAAAACTGTCCATCATTGTTGCACCGTTAGTACGTGGCCGTATACCAACGCTTGTTGATGAAGTGATCACCTGTGTTACACCCGGGTCTAGTGTCGACATTTTAGTCACAGACCATGGTATCGCTGTTAATCCAGCTCGCCCCGAATTGAAACAACAATTGGAAAACCAAGGAATCAATACCGTTTCCATTGATTGGCTACGTGAACGGGCTGAGTTATTAACAGGTAAACCTAATCCTATTGAATTCACTGATAAAATCGTCGCCGTTGTTCGCTACCGAGATGGCTCTGTGATTGATATCGTGCATCAAGTTAAGGAGTAA